A region from the Desulfomarina profundi genome encodes:
- a CDS encoding metallophosphoesterase family protein, protein MTAETITQAYIETGYDAVAVSGSDLSAGKTFFLKTKEKRFPWVSANIFTADGELFFTPYITKKVDGLNIAVIGLTGTNGTYEPFFTVKNWKDVLFDQVEVLKNKADMIVLLSNLPFAQNKIIARTVPEIDVIISADKKRGNFAPRVFGDCLLTQVKGRGKYIGKLVLKFGPGSRWENDYSLMTTSLKRRIASVNQQIKNLENKRNLLSDDLYVQKRTQLQKRKQNLSQEFSKLEKERSDNPSANQFKGLLLPIRPEAGGSVTIDKMISELKEKIEDYLKNS, encoded by the coding sequence GTGACGGCTGAAACTATAACTCAAGCTTATATTGAAACAGGATATGATGCTGTGGCTGTAAGTGGCAGTGATCTTTCTGCAGGGAAAACGTTTTTTTTAAAAACGAAAGAAAAACGTTTTCCCTGGGTTTCAGCAAATATTTTTACTGCAGATGGAGAATTGTTTTTTACCCCATATATTACAAAAAAAGTTGATGGCCTGAACATTGCTGTTATTGGTTTGACAGGGACAAACGGTACATATGAACCGTTTTTTACAGTGAAGAACTGGAAAGATGTTTTGTTTGATCAGGTTGAAGTTCTGAAGAATAAAGCAGATATGATTGTTCTTCTCTCGAATCTTCCTTTTGCGCAGAACAAGATTATTGCCAGAACAGTTCCCGAAATTGATGTCATCATTTCGGCAGACAAGAAAAGAGGTAATTTTGCGCCGCGGGTTTTTGGTGATTGCCTGCTGACCCAGGTTAAGGGAAGAGGGAAATATATTGGAAAACTGGTCCTGAAATTTGGTCCGGGAAGTCGTTGGGAAAATGATTATTCCCTGATGACCACATCACTCAAAAGGAGAATCGCTTCAGTCAACCAGCAGATAAAAAACTTGGAAAACAAACGGAATTTGTTATCCGATGATCTGTATGTACAGAAACGTACTCAATTGCAAAAACGAAAACAAAATCTCAGCCAGGAATTCTCCAAACTGGAAAAGGAACGGTCAGACAATCCTTCAGCAAACCAGTTCAAGGGATTGCTTCTCCCAATTCGACCTGAAGCTGGCGGCTCT
- a CDS encoding TlyA family RNA methyltransferase translates to MKKNIRLDQLLVQKGLASDLDKARAMIGAGEVLVDDTRADKAGFFYPPAAQIRIKERIPYVSRGGLKLEKGLDHFKLFPQGKVCIDIGASSGGFTDCLLQHGADKVYAVDVAYGQLSWKLRQDKRVVILERFNARNITPTHISETIDLGVMDVSFISITKLIPPLITLFSDNVTILTLIKPQFELTKDKIPPGGVIKDPLLHQEAIQKIDQFVQQSGLKNLGCVPSPVLGPKGNTEFLMLITT, encoded by the coding sequence TTGAAAAAAAACATCAGACTCGATCAACTTCTTGTTCAAAAAGGGCTTGCATCTGATCTCGATAAGGCCAGGGCCATGATTGGTGCAGGTGAAGTTCTGGTTGACGATACTCGGGCGGATAAAGCTGGTTTTTTCTACCCTCCTGCTGCTCAAATCAGGATCAAGGAAAGAATACCCTATGTTTCAAGAGGAGGACTTAAGCTTGAAAAAGGTCTTGACCATTTCAAGTTATTTCCTCAAGGTAAAGTATGTATTGATATTGGTGCATCTTCAGGCGGTTTTACCGATTGCTTGCTTCAGCATGGAGCTGATAAAGTGTATGCAGTTGATGTGGCATACGGCCAGTTATCCTGGAAACTCAGGCAGGATAAGAGAGTGGTTATCCTCGAACGGTTCAATGCCCGGAATATTACCCCAACACATATCAGTGAAACGATAGATCTTGGTGTAATGGATGTGTCATTTATCTCCATAACCAAGCTTATTCCTCCGCTTATCACCCTTTTCTCTGACAATGTAACAATTCTCACCCTGATAAAACCCCAGTTTGAGCTTACAAAAGATAAAATACCCCCTGGTGGAGTTATCAAAGATCCCCTGCTCCACCAGGAAGCGATCCAAAAAATTGACCAGTTTGTTCAGCAGTCTGGTCTTAAAAATTTGGGGTGTGTTCCTTCGCCGGTTCTCGGCCCCAAGGGCAACACGGAATTTCTTATGCTCATCACCACCTGA
- a CDS encoding tetratricopeptide repeat protein, with product MKKTLLNFALVFACSPFLIQCASQADIDDLRYQLRIVNKKLEDMKSTTFGQLQKRQAASSGKMDQLEQEILELQSQLEETNHLNRRLRENNKELAESITEVAMTEEAKREELLRAIEEKQKEKERKLNELNEQIRLQNEHLKAIQEARIREAEMKAQAAARAAAAAKAKALAASNAGLKKTRGKHLLVDKKKIKYSVRTVKQKKNSTVSAKKVRSTSIAQVETARENVESRKKQPATSVNNDMDKAMKLYNNNKFTKAFSLFERIAENGSARNKVEGRFMMGECLFKQKEYDKAIMQYQKIISQNSNHAKAPAAMLKQGLAFEKLSDKGTARVIYKKILKQHGSSPEAAIARKRLGNL from the coding sequence GAAAAAAACTCTCCTGAATTTCGCCCTTGTCTTTGCCTGCAGCCCGTTTCTGATTCAGTGTGCTTCCCAGGCCGATATCGATGATCTTCGCTATCAATTACGAATTGTAAATAAAAAACTTGAAGACATGAAATCAACCACGTTTGGTCAACTGCAAAAACGACAGGCAGCGTCTTCAGGAAAAATGGACCAACTCGAGCAGGAAATTCTTGAATTGCAGAGCCAGCTTGAAGAAACCAACCATCTGAACAGAAGATTAAGGGAAAACAATAAAGAACTTGCGGAATCAATCACTGAAGTGGCAATGACTGAAGAAGCAAAGAGAGAAGAGCTTCTCAGAGCTATTGAGGAAAAACAAAAGGAAAAAGAAAGAAAACTCAATGAACTCAATGAGCAGATTCGTCTGCAAAATGAGCATCTCAAAGCTATCCAGGAAGCGAGAATTCGAGAAGCTGAAATGAAGGCCCAAGCGGCAGCACGCGCTGCAGCGGCGGCAAAGGCGAAGGCTCTTGCAGCAAGTAATGCCGGTCTTAAAAAGACAAGGGGTAAACACTTGCTGGTAGACAAGAAAAAAATAAAATATTCAGTCCGCACTGTTAAACAGAAAAAGAACAGTACTGTTTCCGCAAAAAAAGTTAGATCCACATCCATCGCACAGGTAGAAACAGCCAGGGAAAACGTTGAATCCAGGAAGAAACAGCCGGCAACTTCAGTTAATAATGACATGGACAAGGCCATGAAATTATATAATAACAACAAATTCACCAAGGCTTTTTCCCTTTTTGAACGAATTGCCGAAAACGGGTCGGCCCGAAACAAGGTAGAGGGACGGTTTATGATGGGTGAATGCCTTTTCAAACAAAAAGAATATGATAAGGCAATTATGCAGTACCAGAAGATTATATCTCAGAATTCAAATCATGCCAAAGCACCGGCGGCGATGTTGAAACAGGGGCTTGCATTTGAAAAACTGTCGGATAAAGGAACTGCCAGAGTAATTTATAAAAAAATACTGAAACAACATGGTTCTTCTCCGGAAGCTGCAATTGCCAGAAAAAGACTTGGAAATCTTTAA